GGCATTCAGCGTAAAACAGAGATTAAGCAAGAATTACATCACAGGAATCCTGTTCGTTTATGGTACAGAATTCTGGCAGCGGCTTCTGTTGTATTAGTTCTGGCATTCGGAAGCTATTACTGGTTTAACGCAAATCCAAAACAGCCACTTTCTCAAAATGCAGCTATTAAACAAGATCTTTTGCCCGGTACAGATAAGGCTGTATTATTCCTGTCAAACGGCAAACAAATTAGTTTAGACAGTGCCGGATCAGGAATTATTGCTAAAGAAAAAAATACGCTTGTTCAAAAAAATGGGGTGAATATCTTAAGCTACAAAGAAAGCTCATCATTTGCTAATGAAGGACAGGTTGCATATAATACTATCAGAACACCAAATGGGGGACAATGGCCGGTCATAGAACTGCCTGACGGCACCAAAGCATTTTTGGATGCCGCATCTTCTATTTCTTTTCCGGTATCTTTTAAAGGGGAACGCAAAGTAACTATTACCGGGCAGGTATATTTTCAGGTTGTACATAATGCCAGTAAGCCTTTCCGGGTAATTGTTAAAGGACTTACTATTGAGGATATAGGCACAGGTTTTAATGTCAACGCCTATGATGATGAACCTGTGGTGAAAACAACACTGGTAGAAGGAAGTGTCCGCGTTGCACAAAAAGCACATCAAATAGTGTTGACTCCTGGTCAGCAGGCAGTGACAGTAGCAGGGTCTGATAAGTTAATATCAAGAACGGCAAATATTGAAGAAGTGACAGCATGGAAGAACGGATTGTTCCAGTTTAATCATACCAGTATTGATGTTGTCATGCGTCAGATAGCCAGATGGTATAATGTTGAAGTGGTTTATCAGAGTGATGTTTCTAAAGTATCATTTACAGGTAATCTCTCCCGTAATTTAAAAGCATCCCGGTTACTGGAAATGCTAAGTATTACGGGCCTGCATTTCAGGATCGAGGACAAGAAAATAATAGTAAGACGCTAATCAACAGAACCAAATTATTCACCTAACCAAATTTATACATCATGGAGAAATAAATACAAATACTTAGTGGTTAAAAATGAAAATGCCGGAAAGCGGTGGAACGCTTCCCGACAATAGATTTGAGTTAACCTTCCTGTTTTCGTTTGAGCTCGAACAGGTGAAATTATTGTTGTGACATCACGCACATATCAACCCAAACCGTACAAAAATAATGAAAATTTTCTCATTCCGTCTGGTCATAGCACAGCTATGGCTACCCCCTAAGCTATTAAAGGTTATGAAGCTTACCATTATATTATTGATGATTGTACTTACGCAGGTAAGCGCAAAAGTTTTCAGTCAGAAAATCTCTCTGAATGAAAAAAATGCCCCTTTATACAAAGTCCTTGAATCTATCAGGAAGCAAAGCGGTTTTTTAGTGCTTTATCAGGATCAGGTGATGGAAAAGGCAAGTCCGGTGACGATCAATAAGAAAAATATTTCGTTGCAGGAGGCTCTCAATGATTGCTTTTCTAACCAGTCTCTGACTTATCAGATTCTCGAACAGACAATTCTGGTTAAAAGCAAACCAGATTTGGCCATCAAAAGAGCACAGGAACGCAGCAACTTCCTAATCGTTGTAAAAGGTAAAATTATTGATGAAAGTGGCAAGCCGCTGCCGGGTGCCGGTATTAAGGTAAAAGGCACAACTGTATCAACGGTATCCAATCAGAATGGGGAATTCTCCCTGAAAAATATAGCCGAGGATGCGGTTCTGGTAGTTTCTTTTATAGGTTATTCTAATAAAGAAGTCTCTGCAAAAGAGAACCTGGGCTCAATCCAGCTCGTGCCCAACAGTTCAAATCTGAATGATGTGATCGTAGTTGGATATGGTACCCAGAAAAGGGCAAGTGTTACAGGGTCAATAGCGCAGGTAAAAGGATCAGAGCTGGCTAAAGCCCCTGTTGCAAACATAACAAACTCGCTTGTAGGTCGTTTACCGGGTTTAAGAGCTATTCAGAATAGTGGAGAGCCGGGGAAAGACGGGAGTACCATAGATATCAGGGGTTTTGGAAGTGCACTGGTAATTGTAGATGGGGTGCCTTCAGATTTTTCTCAGATAGATGCGAATGAGATAGAGAGTTTTTCTATTTTAAAAGATGCATCAGCCGCGGTATATGGGGTTCGTGCTGCGAATGGTGTTATCCTGGTGACTACCAAAAAGGGTGTTATGGGTAAACCTCGTATCAGTTACAGTACCTATTATGGTTTACAAAATAATGCGACAAAATATCCTGAACTTGCCAATGCGGGGGTATTTGCCGAATTAAGTAACGAAGGAGCTGTAAATGCCTGGGTTAAAAATAATAATCCAGCAGTGGCTTTGTCACTTCCTTTTTCAAAAGATCAGGTAGACCAGTATAAAAATGGGACATTACCTTCGTATGATTGGTTTAATTCAACTATTCGTAAAAATGCACCGCAATATTATCAGAATCTTAATGTAGATGGTGGAACAGAAGATGTCAAATACTTTTTTAATATCGGGTATCTGAATCAGGATGCGATCTGGAAAAGCAATTCAACAAGATTTAAGCGGTATAATTTCCGCAGTAATGTGAGTGCAAAGATTAATAAGCGTCTGACAGCTGAACTTAATCTGAGTGGCCGTTTGGGAGATCTTCAGACCCCCGGGGTTTCTTCTGGTTTGATTATGGCTACTATGAAAAGGGAAAGTCCTGTTTTTCCTATCTATGCCAATGATAATACCAATTACCTGGCCTCTTCAAATGTACAGCAGAATTCTCTGGCACAAACTGATCATCAGATTTCGGGCTATGGCTCAGAGCGGACCAAATTCTTTTCTGGTATAGCCAGGTTAACTTATGATTTACCCTGGATTGATGGTCTGAATGCAAAAGCTACCTATTCTTATCAGAATACAGATACAGAGAATAAAAATTATATCAGAAAATATAACTTATACAAATATAATAGTGCTGCCAATACTTATGATATAGCTTATACGGCTAATGACCCAAGCAATTTAAATGTAAGAAACGCGCATAAAGATGATCAGGCTTTTCAGTTCTCGCTGAACTATGCGAAAACTTTCGGCGCTAAACATAATGTGTCGGGTTTGCTGTTATTTGAAAGAACAGAAACGAATACTTCATTTTTGTCGGCTTATAAAGAATTTCTGCTGGATAATTTAGATGAACTGTTTGCAGGAGTAGCTAATAACCAAAGCAATGACGGGAGTTCTGCGCAGATTGCACGCGAGGGATATGTCGGGAAATTCAATTATGATTATGCTGGTAAGTATCTGATAGAATTGGGTTTTCGCTATGACGGAACTTATAAGGTAGCTCCCGGTCATCGTTATGGATTTTTTCCTAATGTATCTGTAGGATGGCGTATTAATGAGGAGAATTTTTTGAAAAACAATACGACCATAGATAACCTGAAACTCAGAGCATCTTTTGGAAAAGTAGGGGATGATGGTGGTGATGACGCAGATGGAGCCAATTATATCATACCTTTCCGTTATATACCAGGCTACAATTATCCGAATGATAATTATGTCTTTGGTACTCAGCTGATCCCTGGTTTAACTACCAGTGGTTTAACTAATCCGCTGTTAACCTGGTATACTTCCTACACCAGTAATGTTGGTTTGGATGTTTCTTTATGGAAAGGAAAGCTAGGGGCTTCGGTAGATGTTTTTTATCGTAAAAGAGCCGGGTTACTAGCTACCCGGGTTTTAAGTCTGCCCAATACCTTTGGTGCCAGTTTGCCACAGGAAAATCTGAATGGTGATAATACCAGGGGGTTTGAACTAGAGCTTACACATAAAAATACTGTTGGCAAATGGCAATACAGTATTTCACCAAACCTGACATTTACCAGGACTAAGAACGGTTATTTAGAACAGAGTCCGCAAACCAGCTCACTGGGGAATTACCAGGGTAATATGACCGATCGCTGGACCAATATTATCAGGGGATATGAGGCTATCGGACAGTTCCAGTCTCAGCAGGAAATTAGTACTGCACCGGTACAGGATGCCCAGGCAAACAAAACATTATTACCGGGAGATATACGCTATAAAGATTTGAATGGTGATGGGGTTATAGATAGCAGAGATCAGACTGTGATTGGAAGAGGGACTACACCTGAACTGTTTTTTGGTCTTAACCTGAATGTAAATTATAAGGGGTTTGATCTTACTGTACTGCTGCAGGGAGCTTCAAATTTTAACAGGTATTACAGTGAAGAATTACAGAGTCCGTTTTTTAACGGTGCCAATACTTTAGCCATGTTTACTGATCGCTGGCACCGTCAGGATTTATATGATCCTAACAGCCCCTGGATAGCAGGGAAATATCCTTCAACTATGATTTCAGGATCTACCAATAATCAGCTTTATTCTACATTCTGGCTGCAGGATGCCACATATCTGAGAATCAAAAATGTGGATTTCGGATATACTTTTTCCAAAGGTCTGATCGAAAAAATTGGTATGCGTACGGCAAGAATATATATATCAGGTCAGAATGTTTTCACTTTTAGTAAAGTGAAATTTATCGACCCTGAACAGCCGAGTGGCCGGGGTAACTTCTATCCTCAGCAAAAATTATGGTCACTGGGTTTAAATGTTGGTTTTTAATCAAAAGGTTATGAAAAGAATTAAAACATATAGCGTTTTTTTGATATTGTTGCTCAGTGGCATGGTATCATGCAAGAAAGATTTTTTGGACAGGCAACCTAAAAATCTGGTTGCTGAAAGTGTAGCCTACAGTAGCGTAAGCGGAGTTACCGCATTGACTGTTACGCTTTATAATGATCTGCCAGCAGAAGATTTTAATTATACCGTGAGTGATGAAGCGGGTTATCTGTCTACCACTACAGATGAAGCTGTCAGAACTTATGTCTGGGGAAATATTAACAACGCAGTTATTGGAAACTGGTTCGGTGACTGGGATTATGCCCGAATTAGAAGAGTGAACGACTTTATAGAAAAAGTTCCCGGTGCTGCAATAGATAATGACTCTAAAAAGAGGTTTCTTGCAGAAGCCAGGTTTATCCGGGCTTTTGAATACTTTGCTTTGGTAAAGCGTTATGGAGGTGTTCCACTGGTTACCCGGGTGCAGACATATCAAACGGGTGACGATGTATCTGGTCTTGTAGTTCCGCGTAACAAAGAACAGGAAATTTATGATTTCATCTCGGCAGAGCTGGATGCTGTGGCGGCTGACTTACCTGAAGATTATAGCAGCGATCCGGCTAATGCCTTTCGGGCAAACAGGTATAGTGCCCTTGCTTTAAAATGCAGAGCGATGCTGTATGCTGCTTCGAGTGCTAAATACGGGACTTTGCAGCTAAATGGATTAGTTGGTATCAATAGCAGCATGGCGAATTCATACTGGCAAAAATCGCTGGATGCAGCTGATCTGATCATCAAATCAGGAAAATATAGATTATATGATGTGAATGCTGACAAAGCTGCAAATTTCCAGCAGTTATTTCTGACTTTGGGTAACCAGGAAGCTATTTTGACTAAGGTTTTTCAGTCTCCTGGTAAAACGCATAGTTTTGATTTCTATAATGCACCACAGAGTTTCAAAATCGATTATGGAAATACAACCAATCCGACTCTGGAAATGGTGGAGGAATATGAATATACAGACGGTTCTCCGGGGATCCTTAAGGTTAATGATAATGCCGGGAATCCTATTATTTATAATCGGCCTGCAGATCTGTTCAAAGGAAAAGACCCGAGGATGTTTGCATCCATTTTAACTCCTTTTGATTCCTGGCAGGGTGGTATCCTTGAAGTAAGAAGGGGAGTGATAGATAACGGGGTGAAACGTACTTCTGAGAGTCTGACGGCTGTTTATCCTGCAGGTGGGACATTTAGTATTGTAGGAAAAGACGGGCCTTTAACCACCGGAGATCCGAGCAAAACAGGATTCTATATCAAGAAATTTATGGACCCTGTTAACCGCGTCCCATCCGAACGCTCTACTACACCCTGGATGGTTTTCCGTTATGGAGAAGTACTGCTTAATTATGCAGAGGCTGCTTTTGAACTGGGGAATAACGGTGCTGCGATGGATGTGATCAATCAGCTCAGGAGCAGAGCGGGTATAGCACCTTTGAGTATGGTTACACTTGATAAGATCAGACATGAAAGAAAAGTGGAGCTAGCATTTGAAAATCATCGCTTCTGGGATTTACGCAGGTGGCATATTGCCAGTACAGTATTAAATAATACACAGTTTCATGCATTGTATCCCTGGATCATGTGGCAGAATGGGGCTGATCCCAATACGATGAAATATACTTTTGAAAAAGCAGTTGCACCGAAATTATCACGGACTTTCCCCGAGAAATTATATCTGGAGCCTTTGCCGCAGCAAAATCCGCCATATATTCAAAATCCTGGTTATCAATAAACTGATAAGTATTAAAGAGGTTAAAAAATCAAATTTATAAAAATGAAGAAATTATTTATTGGTGTGTTCCTTGCGCTGGCGGTGTTTGTCAGCGCTTGTAAAAAGGACAATTACAAATCACCTGATGCAGAGCTCTCAGGTAATATTGTGGATGCAGCAACAGGGAAGAATGTGCCTCAGCAAACTAATGTTGGTGGTGGTTATCTGCAGCTTTTTCAAACGGATTATCCAAAACCGTCTGCAATACAGACAGCGCTTCATCCTGATGGAAGTTATACCCGTGGTTTTACTTTTAACGGGAATTATAAAGTTGTGCCAACCGGACCTTTCTTTTACCTGGATACAATAAACGTAAAGGTAAATGGTACAACACAAATGGATATCAGGGTAGTACCCTATCTAACGGTAAGCTGTGAGGTACTGAGTAAGACAAGTACAAGTATTACGGTGAGAGTAAAAGTAGCACAGCCGGCTCAGAACACGCAAAAAATTGCAAGGATATTGGCTGTAGCAGCTACATTCAACACGGTTGATGTCAATAATTATAATAGTAACAGGGGTTTAACCAATACAGAGGCGCTGGATAACCAGACTGTAGTCAGTAAAGACTATGATTACACGATTGCTGAATTAAAGCCTGCCACACTTTATTATGTACGCGGAGGTGGCCGTACGATAAATCCCGGCAACTATTATAATTATTCGCCGATGTTAACGGTCACCACAAATTCTCAATAGCTTATGTTTCAGAAAAGAAAAGTACAAAAATTACAGTCATTTAGACGCAGGGCCATCTCAGCAGTGATATTCACCTGTATCTGCAGTTTTGCTTTTGCTCAAAAGATCAGCCCTGTTATCCCGGCGGTAGCTGATATTATTGCAGTAAAAACTGGTGATAAGCAGCTTGTTTTTCCGGTAAGCCCGGATGGATATCAGCTGGTTTACAAGGGCAGTGACCGGTTGCCGGTAATTGATAGTGCCGGTTTGATTAAATCGCCTCTGGCTGAAACAAAAGTGAACCTCTATTTTCAACTGGTAAGTAAGGTTTCGGATACCATTAAATATGATATTACCAAACAGGTCATTGTTCCCGGAAAATTTACCGGTAAAGGAATCAATGCTCAGCCTTTTGTTATTCCTGCGCTGCGCGAATGGCATGGTGATCGGGGGAACTATGTGCTGCGTTCTTCGGGCAGGATTGTTTTAAATCCACTGAACAAAAGCGTTCTGCAAAAAGCAGCGGATATCTTGAAAAAAGAATTGAAAATTCAGACCGGGTATGACTTGAATATAGTAACCGGCAAACCAAAAACAGGAGACATTTTCTTAACTCTTGGCGAAGCTGACCATAGCATAGGTAATGAAGGGTATTACTTTAAGAGTGAGGAGTATATTACCATCAGTGCATTAAATTATCAGGGGTTGTTTTGGGGGACGCGAACTTTATTACAGCTGCTGGAACATCAAAAAAGTATAGTAAAAGGTGTAGCAAGGGATTATCCGGAGTTTAAGGTTCGTGGATTTGTACTGGATGTGGGCCGTAAATTTTTTAGTCTTCAGTTTTTGAAAGACTATGTAAAACTGATGTCTTATTATAAGCTGAACGATTTTCAGATCCATTTGAATGACAATGGATTTAAAAAATACTTTAATGAGGACTGGGCTGCTACTTATGCTGCATTCCGGTTAGAAAATTCCACCTACCCGGGACTTACCGCTAAAGATGGATCTTATACTAAACAGGAATTTATAGCATTACAACAGTTGGCAAAGGATTATGCATTGCGCATTATTCCGGAAATAGATGTACCGGCACATGCACTTGCTTTTACAAAAGTAGTTCCGGAAATCGGTAGTAAACGCTACGGAATGGATCATCTGGATTTGCAGAATCCGAAGACTATTCAGGTTGTTGAAAATGTATTTAAGGAATATCTGAGTGGTGAACACCCGGTATTTACCGGAAATGAGGTTCACATCGGAACTGACGAATATGCAAAAAAAGAAGCTGAAGCCTTCCGGGCTTTTACCGATCATATGATTAATTATGTCCAGGGTTTTGGTAAAGAGGTAAGGATATGGGGCGCATTGACGCATGCGGCAGGAACAACTCCGGTAAAGGTGAAAAATGTTACGCTGAATACCTGGTACAATGGTTATGCGAATCCTCTGGAAATGAAAAAACTGGGGTATAATCAAATCAGTACCCCAGATGGCTGGCTTTACATTGTACCTGCAGCAGGGTATTATTATGACTATCTGAATCTGAAAAAGATCTACCGTAAATGGACGCCATTATTAATCGGTGATGTGCAATTCCCTGCCGGAGATCCAACTATTACGGGTGGTTCA
This portion of the Pedobacter lusitanus genome encodes:
- a CDS encoding RagB/SusD family nutrient uptake outer membrane protein gives rise to the protein MKRIKTYSVFLILLLSGMVSCKKDFLDRQPKNLVAESVAYSSVSGVTALTVTLYNDLPAEDFNYTVSDEAGYLSTTTDEAVRTYVWGNINNAVIGNWFGDWDYARIRRVNDFIEKVPGAAIDNDSKKRFLAEARFIRAFEYFALVKRYGGVPLVTRVQTYQTGDDVSGLVVPRNKEQEIYDFISAELDAVAADLPEDYSSDPANAFRANRYSALALKCRAMLYAASSAKYGTLQLNGLVGINSSMANSYWQKSLDAADLIIKSGKYRLYDVNADKAANFQQLFLTLGNQEAILTKVFQSPGKTHSFDFYNAPQSFKIDYGNTTNPTLEMVEEYEYTDGSPGILKVNDNAGNPIIYNRPADLFKGKDPRMFASILTPFDSWQGGILEVRRGVIDNGVKRTSESLTAVYPAGGTFSIVGKDGPLTTGDPSKTGFYIKKFMDPVNRVPSERSTTPWMVFRYGEVLLNYAEAAFELGNNGAAMDVINQLRSRAGIAPLSMVTLDKIRHERKVELAFENHRFWDLRRWHIASTVLNNTQFHALYPWIMWQNGADPNTMKYTFEKAVAPKLSRTFPEKLYLEPLPQQNPPYIQNPGYQ
- a CDS encoding family 20 glycosylhydrolase, whose product is MFQKRKVQKLQSFRRRAISAVIFTCICSFAFAQKISPVIPAVADIIAVKTGDKQLVFPVSPDGYQLVYKGSDRLPVIDSAGLIKSPLAETKVNLYFQLVSKVSDTIKYDITKQVIVPGKFTGKGINAQPFVIPALREWHGDRGNYVLRSSGRIVLNPLNKSVLQKAADILKKELKIQTGYDLNIVTGKPKTGDIFLTLGEADHSIGNEGYYFKSEEYITISALNYQGLFWGTRTLLQLLEHQKSIVKGVARDYPEFKVRGFVLDVGRKFFSLQFLKDYVKLMSYYKLNDFQIHLNDNGFKKYFNEDWAATYAAFRLENSTYPGLTAKDGSYTKQEFIALQQLAKDYALRIIPEIDVPAHALAFTKVVPEIGSKRYGMDHLDLQNPKTIQVVENVFKEYLSGEHPVFTGNEVHIGTDEYAKKEAEAFRAFTDHMINYVQGFGKEVRIWGALTHAAGTTPVKVKNVTLNTWYNGYANPLEMKKLGYNQISTPDGWLYIVPAAGYYYDYLNLKKIYRKWTPLLIGDVQFPAGDPTITGGSFAVWNDIVGNGITEKDVHDRVFPAMQVLSQKMWGGQDTLMKFEDFDILRKNLGEGPSLHISGKTGVSAAGFSFDQEDKNVKLEGAVYAAGHQGKSLSFSRADSFAKLPYTEIGYDYTVSFWINTTADNPANTVIFSSPNAVVKLKQGTTGKLGFSREGYDFDFDYVVPANVWTHLVITGTNKGTALYVNGKLQKKLYDNWIQFTDKDKTKVRKVETLFFPLRKLGGFKGKIDELEIFNRVLSDREIETLYQKPI
- a CDS encoding TonB-dependent receptor, which encodes MKIFSFRLVIAQLWLPPKLLKVMKLTIILLMIVLTQVSAKVFSQKISLNEKNAPLYKVLESIRKQSGFLVLYQDQVMEKASPVTINKKNISLQEALNDCFSNQSLTYQILEQTILVKSKPDLAIKRAQERSNFLIVVKGKIIDESGKPLPGAGIKVKGTTVSTVSNQNGEFSLKNIAEDAVLVVSFIGYSNKEVSAKENLGSIQLVPNSSNLNDVIVVGYGTQKRASVTGSIAQVKGSELAKAPVANITNSLVGRLPGLRAIQNSGEPGKDGSTIDIRGFGSALVIVDGVPSDFSQIDANEIESFSILKDASAAVYGVRAANGVILVTTKKGVMGKPRISYSTYYGLQNNATKYPELANAGVFAELSNEGAVNAWVKNNNPAVALSLPFSKDQVDQYKNGTLPSYDWFNSTIRKNAPQYYQNLNVDGGTEDVKYFFNIGYLNQDAIWKSNSTRFKRYNFRSNVSAKINKRLTAELNLSGRLGDLQTPGVSSGLIMATMKRESPVFPIYANDNTNYLASSNVQQNSLAQTDHQISGYGSERTKFFSGIARLTYDLPWIDGLNAKATYSYQNTDTENKNYIRKYNLYKYNSAANTYDIAYTANDPSNLNVRNAHKDDQAFQFSLNYAKTFGAKHNVSGLLLFERTETNTSFLSAYKEFLLDNLDELFAGVANNQSNDGSSAQIAREGYVGKFNYDYAGKYLIELGFRYDGTYKVAPGHRYGFFPNVSVGWRINEENFLKNNTTIDNLKLRASFGKVGDDGGDDADGANYIIPFRYIPGYNYPNDNYVFGTQLIPGLTTSGLTNPLLTWYTSYTSNVGLDVSLWKGKLGASVDVFYRKRAGLLATRVLSLPNTFGASLPQENLNGDNTRGFELELTHKNTVGKWQYSISPNLTFTRTKNGYLEQSPQTSSLGNYQGNMTDRWTNIIRGYEAIGQFQSQQEISTAPVQDAQANKTLLPGDIRYKDLNGDGVIDSRDQTVIGRGTTPELFFGLNLNVNYKGFDLTVLLQGASNFNRYYSEELQSPFFNGANTLAMFTDRWHRQDLYDPNSPWIAGKYPSTMISGSTNNQLYSTFWLQDATYLRIKNVDFGYTFSKGLIEKIGMRTARIYISGQNVFTFSKVKFIDPEQPSGRGNFYPQQKLWSLGLNVGF
- a CDS encoding FecR family protein, encoding MNQTELKILLEKYISGNCSAEETVLLESWYLFRSKKDKLPLTDEQELELYKKLIWEGIQRKTEIKQELHHRNPVRLWYRILAAASVVLVLAFGSYYWFNANPKQPLSQNAAIKQDLLPGTDKAVLFLSNGKQISLDSAGSGIIAKEKNTLVQKNGVNILSYKESSSFANEGQVAYNTIRTPNGGQWPVIELPDGTKAFLDAASSISFPVSFKGERKVTITGQVYFQVVHNASKPFRVIVKGLTIEDIGTGFNVNAYDDEPVVKTTLVEGSVRVAQKAHQIVLTPGQQAVTVAGSDKLISRTANIEEVTAWKNGLFQFNHTSIDVVMRQIARWYNVEVVYQSDVSKVSFTGNLSRNLKASRLLEMLSITGLHFRIEDKKIIVRR
- a CDS encoding DUF3823 domain-containing protein, encoding MKKLFIGVFLALAVFVSACKKDNYKSPDAELSGNIVDAATGKNVPQQTNVGGGYLQLFQTDYPKPSAIQTALHPDGSYTRGFTFNGNYKVVPTGPFFYLDTINVKVNGTTQMDIRVVPYLTVSCEVLSKTSTSITVRVKVAQPAQNTQKIARILAVAATFNTVDVNNYNSNRGLTNTEALDNQTVVSKDYDYTIAELKPATLYYVRGGGRTINPGNYYNYSPMLTVTTNSQ